In a single window of the Rhodamnia argentea isolate NSW1041297 chromosome 2, ASM2092103v1, whole genome shotgun sequence genome:
- the LOC115739538 gene encoding bet1-like protein At4g14600 isoform X1 yields MAGISDGGGPLYGGAVPFRSHQGLMPRVAARSDEFVLQIDPVDGGLDHEVGGLCRQVHQLRNVAQEIDREAKFQNDMLNQLQLTLIKARAGVKNNVRRLYKSIVQDGSNNVAPVIAFALICSLLLYLRYKISG; encoded by the exons ATGGCGGGAATTTCCGACGGTGGCGGACCGCTCTACGGCGGAGCTGTTCCCTTCCGATCACA CCAGGGGCTTATGCCGAGAGTGGCGGCTCGCTCGGATGAATTCGTGTTGCAGATCGATCCGGTGGATGGTGGATTGGATCATGAGGTGGGCGGTCTCTGCAGGCAAGTCCACCAATTAAGAAAC GTAGCCCAGGAGATAGACAGAGAGGCGAAGTTCCAGAATGATATGCTCAATCAGCTG CAATTGACTCTGATCAAAGCTCGGGCAGGGGTGAAGAACAATGTCCGGAGACTATACAAGAGCATCGTCCAGGATGGCTCAAACAATGTCGCACCTGTCATCGCATTTGCATTGATTTGTTCCTTGTTGCTCTACCTTCGGTACAAGATCTCCGGATGA
- the LOC115739538 gene encoding bet1-like protein At4g14600 isoform X3 — MPRVAARSDEFVLQIDPVDGGLDHEVGGLCRQVHQLRNVAQEIDREAKFQNDMLNQLQLTLIKARAGVKNNVRRLYKSIVQDGSNNVAPVIAFALICSLLLYLRYKISG, encoded by the exons ATGCCGAGAGTGGCGGCTCGCTCGGATGAATTCGTGTTGCAGATCGATCCGGTGGATGGTGGATTGGATCATGAGGTGGGCGGTCTCTGCAGGCAAGTCCACCAATTAAGAAAC GTAGCCCAGGAGATAGACAGAGAGGCGAAGTTCCAGAATGATATGCTCAATCAGCTG CAATTGACTCTGATCAAAGCTCGGGCAGGGGTGAAGAACAATGTCCGGAGACTATACAAGAGCATCGTCCAGGATGGCTCAAACAATGTCGCACCTGTCATCGCATTTGCATTGATTTGTTCCTTGTTGCTCTACCTTCGGTACAAGATCTCCGGATGA
- the LOC115739532 gene encoding pyridoxine/pyridoxamine 5'-phosphate oxidase 1, chloroplastic isoform X2, with translation MLLLNSRARLVFYVHVRTRMWSILRNKTATATTMTCFFLAHSLPPPLFSALFKPSPPPTPQIHRSLLLLLRLLLCQGFPGAGWGPAIRSFCSRSDRERRAMADRLEGFCDPSSISYLTQREAAEIDENLMGPLGFSVDQLMELAGLSVATSIAEAYKASEYKRILAICGPGNNGGDGLVAARHLFHFGYKPCICYPKRTPKPLYTGLVTQLESLRVPFLSVEDLPSDLSSEFDILVDAVFGFSFHGAARPPFDDIIRRLAGMRKSDQANKKSPAIVSIDIPSGWHVEEGDVSGEGIKPDMLVSLTAPKLCAKQFRGPHHFLGGRFVPPPIAEKYNLRLPPYPGTSMCVRIGKIPQVDISSMRENYISPEFQEEEVEAHPIKQFRKWFEEAVAAGLREPNAMALSTAGKDGKPSSRMVLLKGVDEDGFVWYTNYESQKARELSENPWASLLFYWESLNRQVRVEGSVEKVSNEESELYFHSRPRGSQIGAIVSNQSSIVPGRQVLHQQYKELEEKFSDVNLIPKPKHWGGYRLKPELIEFWQGQQSRLHDRLQYCPQEVDGRRVWRIVRLAP, from the exons ATGCTGCTCCTAAACTCTCGAGCTCGGCTGGTCTTTTACGTACATGTCCGCACGAGAATGTGGTCGATCCTACGCAACAAAACCGCCACCGCCACGACGATGACATGCTTCTTCCTCGCCCACTCGCTCCCTCCCCCACTCTTCTCCGCCCTTTTTAAaccctcccctcctc CGACGCCTCAAATTCATCGCtcgctccttcttcttcttcgtcttcttctttgccAGGGATTTCCTGGTGCTGGTTGGGGCCCCGCGATTCGTTCCTTCTGCTCCAGGTCGGACCGCGAGCGCCGAGCGATGGCGGACCGGTTGGAGGGCTTCTGCGATCCGAGCTCCATATCGTACCTCACGCAGAGAGAGGCCGCCGAGATCGACGAGAACCTCATGGGCCCCCTCGGCTTCAGCGTCGATCAGCTCATG GAGTTGGCTGGCCTGAGCGTGGCGACTTCAATCGCTGAG GCATACAAAGCCAGCGAGTATAAGCGCATTCTTGCAATATGTGGACCTGGGAACAATGGTGGTGATGGCCTGGTAGCTGCTCGTCATTTGTTTCATTTTGGATATAAGCCATGCATTTGTTATCCTAAGCGTACTCCGAAGCCTCTTTATACCGGTCTGGTTACTCAG CTCGAATCTCTGAGAGTTCCTTTCTTGTCAGTGGAAGATCTTCCTTCAGACTTGTCTTCGGAGTTCGATATCTTGGTGGATGCAGTATTTGGGTTCTCATTCCATG GTGCCGCAAGGCCGCCTTTTGATGATATAATAAGAAGATTGGCTGGTATGCGAAAAAGTGaccaagcaaataaaaaatctcCTGCAATTGTCTCCATAGATATCCCTTCCGGATGGCATGTTGAAGAAGGGGACGTCAGTGGTGAAGGCATCAAGCCTGATATGTTG GTTTCTCTAACTGCTCCAAAGTTGTGTGCCAAGCAATTTCGTGGTCCACATCACTTTTTAGGAGGTAGATTTGTCCCACCACCTATAGCAGAGAAGTATAACCTCCGGCTTCCTCCATATCCTGGAACATCAATGTGTGTCCGTATTGGCAAGATCCCTCAAGTTGATATATCATCCATGAGAGAGAACTACATTTCACCAGAGTTTCAGGAGGAAGAAGTTGAGGCTCACCCCATCAAGCAG TTTCGCAAATGGTTTGAAGAAGCAGTGGCTGCTGGGTTGCGGGAACCAAATGCCATGGCATTGTCAACTGCTGGCAAGGATGGGAAACC CTCATCACGCATGGTTTTGCTGAAAGGAGTTGACGAGGATGGCTTTGTCTG GTACACCAATTATGAAAGTCAAAAGGCACGTGAATTATCTGAAAATCCTTGGGCATCACTGCTTTTCTACTGGGAAAGCCTCAACCGTCAG GTAAGAGTGGAAGGGTCTGTCGAGAAAGTTTCCAATGAAGAGTCTGAACTGTACTTCCACAGTCGTCCTCGTGGAAGTCAGATTGGAGCAATAGTCAGCAACCAG aGTTCTATAGTTCCTGGAAGGCAGGTGCTCCACCAACAGTACAAAGAGTTGGAGGAAAAGTTTTCTGATGT GAATTTGATTCCAAAGCCTAAACACTGGGGAGGATACAGACTTAAGCCAGAGCTTATCGAATTTTGGCAAGGCCA
- the LOC115739532 gene encoding pyridoxine/pyridoxamine 5'-phosphate oxidase 1, chloroplastic isoform X1: MLLLNSRARLVFYVHVRTRMWSILRNKTATATTMTCFFLAHSLPPPLFSALFKPSPPLSAGFPGAGWGPAIRSFCSRSDRERRAMADRLEGFCDPSSISYLTQREAAEIDENLMGPLGFSVDQLMELAGLSVATSIAEAYKASEYKRILAICGPGNNGGDGLVAARHLFHFGYKPCICYPKRTPKPLYTGLVTQLESLRVPFLSVEDLPSDLSSEFDILVDAVFGFSFHGAARPPFDDIIRRLAGMRKSDQANKKSPAIVSIDIPSGWHVEEGDVSGEGIKPDMLVSLTAPKLCAKQFRGPHHFLGGRFVPPPIAEKYNLRLPPYPGTSMCVRIGKIPQVDISSMRENYISPEFQEEEVEAHPIKQFRKWFEEAVAAGLREPNAMALSTAGKDGKPSSRMVLLKGVDEDGFVWYTNYESQKARELSENPWASLLFYWESLNRQVRVEGSVEKVSNEESELYFHSRPRGSQIGAIVSNQSSIVPGRQVLHQQYKELEEKFSDVNLIPKPKHWGGYRLKPELIEFWQGQQSRLHDRLQYCPQEVDGRRVWRIVRLAP; this comes from the exons ATGCTGCTCCTAAACTCTCGAGCTCGGCTGGTCTTTTACGTACATGTCCGCACGAGAATGTGGTCGATCCTACGCAACAAAACCGCCACCGCCACGACGATGACATGCTTCTTCCTCGCCCACTCGCTCCCTCCCCCACTCTTCTCCGCCCTTTTTAAaccctcccctcctctctccgCC GGATTTCCTGGTGCTGGTTGGGGCCCCGCGATTCGTTCCTTCTGCTCCAGGTCGGACCGCGAGCGCCGAGCGATGGCGGACCGGTTGGAGGGCTTCTGCGATCCGAGCTCCATATCGTACCTCACGCAGAGAGAGGCCGCCGAGATCGACGAGAACCTCATGGGCCCCCTCGGCTTCAGCGTCGATCAGCTCATG GAGTTGGCTGGCCTGAGCGTGGCGACTTCAATCGCTGAG GCATACAAAGCCAGCGAGTATAAGCGCATTCTTGCAATATGTGGACCTGGGAACAATGGTGGTGATGGCCTGGTAGCTGCTCGTCATTTGTTTCATTTTGGATATAAGCCATGCATTTGTTATCCTAAGCGTACTCCGAAGCCTCTTTATACCGGTCTGGTTACTCAG CTCGAATCTCTGAGAGTTCCTTTCTTGTCAGTGGAAGATCTTCCTTCAGACTTGTCTTCGGAGTTCGATATCTTGGTGGATGCAGTATTTGGGTTCTCATTCCATG GTGCCGCAAGGCCGCCTTTTGATGATATAATAAGAAGATTGGCTGGTATGCGAAAAAGTGaccaagcaaataaaaaatctcCTGCAATTGTCTCCATAGATATCCCTTCCGGATGGCATGTTGAAGAAGGGGACGTCAGTGGTGAAGGCATCAAGCCTGATATGTTG GTTTCTCTAACTGCTCCAAAGTTGTGTGCCAAGCAATTTCGTGGTCCACATCACTTTTTAGGAGGTAGATTTGTCCCACCACCTATAGCAGAGAAGTATAACCTCCGGCTTCCTCCATATCCTGGAACATCAATGTGTGTCCGTATTGGCAAGATCCCTCAAGTTGATATATCATCCATGAGAGAGAACTACATTTCACCAGAGTTTCAGGAGGAAGAAGTTGAGGCTCACCCCATCAAGCAG TTTCGCAAATGGTTTGAAGAAGCAGTGGCTGCTGGGTTGCGGGAACCAAATGCCATGGCATTGTCAACTGCTGGCAAGGATGGGAAACC CTCATCACGCATGGTTTTGCTGAAAGGAGTTGACGAGGATGGCTTTGTCTG GTACACCAATTATGAAAGTCAAAAGGCACGTGAATTATCTGAAAATCCTTGGGCATCACTGCTTTTCTACTGGGAAAGCCTCAACCGTCAG GTAAGAGTGGAAGGGTCTGTCGAGAAAGTTTCCAATGAAGAGTCTGAACTGTACTTCCACAGTCGTCCTCGTGGAAGTCAGATTGGAGCAATAGTCAGCAACCAG aGTTCTATAGTTCCTGGAAGGCAGGTGCTCCACCAACAGTACAAAGAGTTGGAGGAAAAGTTTTCTGATGT GAATTTGATTCCAAAGCCTAAACACTGGGGAGGATACAGACTTAAGCCAGAGCTTATCGAATTTTGGCAAGGCCA